Proteins from a genomic interval of Coregonus clupeaformis isolate EN_2021a chromosome 4, ASM2061545v1, whole genome shotgun sequence:
- the LOC121549112 gene encoding pleiotrophin-A-like → MSGQQQWTLLAVMALLVLTVTAGEGGKAEKQGKKERKSDCGEWQWSVCVANEGDCGLGTREGTRTGTDCKQTIKTQRCKIPCNWKKQFGGECKYDFQAWGECDMATGKKNRTGVLKRALMDATCPNTVSATKPCGKIPKTKLQDAKKPKREGKKRERTLMD, encoded by the exons aTGTCAGGACAACAGCAGTGGACGCTTCTGGCCGTCATGGCCCTCCTGGTCCTCACAGTGACAGCAGGCGAGGGGGGGAAAGCTGAGAAACAAG GGAAGAAGGAGCGTAAGTCGGACTGTGGGGAGTGGCAGTGGAGTGTGTGCGTGGCCAACGAGGGCGACTGCGGCCTGGGCACCAGGGAGGGCACACGCACTGGCACCGACTGCAAGCAGACCATCAAGACCCAGCGCTGCAAGATCCCTTGTAATTGGAAGAAGCagtttggag GTGAATGCAAGTATGACTTCCAGGCCTGGGGAGAGTGTGACATGGCGACGGGGAAGAAGAACCGGACAGGGGTGCTGAAACGCGCTCTCATGGATGCCACCTGTCCTAACACAGTGAGCGCCACCAAGCCCTGCGGCAAGATCCCCAAGACTAAGCTGCAAG ACGCCAAGAAGCCGAAGCGGGAGGGGAAGAAGAGGGAGCGTACTCTGATGGACTAG